The Allocatelliglobosispora scoriae genome contains a region encoding:
- a CDS encoding 3' terminal RNA ribose 2'-O-methyltransferase Hen1: MLLTVSTTHDPATDLGYLLVKHPDRLHEVELPTGRALVCYPEATRQRCTAALILEVDPIKLQAAARGRTSTVPDGFTLSQHVNDRPYAASSLLASALTKTFRSAMKGASKDRPELAATAIPLEIRVPVLRCRGGADLAVRFFEPLGWQVTAEPIALDPAFPEWGESRYVDLRLAATMRLADALNHLYVLIPVLDDARHYWVSADDIDTLLRSGDGWLAGHPERRQIVHRYLAHQRQLSEPALERLAESDDLAGGDSLELIAESDEDGELPGSVARAPLARLRREAVVAAVVASGATRVLDLGCGPGALLSDLVKHRHLTEIVGVDISARSLATAARKLRLDRPHNPHTSRVRLVQGALTYRDSRLAGFDAAVLMEVIEHLDEPRLPALVSSVFGHAKPSTVIVTMPNVEHNVRYEGLAHGTHRHHDHRFEWTRAQFRTWADAVAAEHGYTVAISPVGDDDPEVGPPTQLAVFSVKEREAA; encoded by the coding sequence GTGCTGCTCACCGTGTCGACCACTCATGACCCCGCGACCGACCTCGGCTACCTCCTCGTCAAGCATCCCGACCGTTTGCACGAGGTCGAACTGCCCACGGGGCGGGCGCTCGTCTGCTATCCGGAGGCGACGCGGCAGCGGTGCACGGCGGCGCTGATCCTCGAGGTGGACCCGATCAAGCTGCAGGCGGCGGCCCGTGGTCGGACCAGCACCGTGCCGGACGGCTTCACACTGAGCCAGCACGTCAACGACCGGCCCTACGCCGCGTCGAGCCTGCTCGCCTCGGCCCTGACGAAGACCTTCCGCTCCGCGATGAAGGGTGCGAGCAAGGACCGGCCCGAGCTCGCCGCCACCGCGATCCCGCTGGAGATCCGCGTTCCGGTGCTGCGCTGCCGCGGCGGAGCCGACCTCGCGGTCCGATTTTTCGAGCCGCTCGGCTGGCAGGTCACAGCCGAACCGATCGCGCTGGACCCGGCGTTCCCGGAGTGGGGCGAGAGCCGCTATGTCGATCTGCGCCTCGCCGCCACGATGCGCCTCGCCGACGCTCTCAACCATCTCTACGTGCTGATCCCGGTGCTCGACGACGCCCGGCACTACTGGGTCTCGGCCGACGACATCGACACGCTGCTGCGGTCGGGCGACGGCTGGCTCGCCGGCCACCCGGAGCGCCGCCAGATCGTCCACCGCTACCTCGCCCACCAGCGGCAGCTCTCCGAGCCCGCGCTGGAGCGGCTCGCCGAGAGCGACGACCTCGCCGGTGGCGACAGCCTGGAGCTGATCGCCGAGTCCGATGAGGACGGTGAGCTGCCCGGGAGCGTGGCACGGGCGCCGCTCGCCCGCCTGCGCCGCGAGGCGGTGGTCGCGGCGGTCGTCGCCTCCGGCGCCACCCGGGTCCTGGACCTCGGCTGCGGCCCCGGCGCGCTCCTGTCCGACCTGGTCAAGCACCGCCACCTCACCGAGATCGTCGGTGTCGACATCTCGGCCCGGTCGCTGGCGACGGCCGCGCGCAAGCTGCGGCTCGACCGCCCACACAACCCGCACACCAGCCGGGTACGCCTGGTGCAGGGCGCCCTCACCTACCGCGACAGCCGGCTCGCCGGATTCGACGCGGCGGTCCTGATGGAGGTGATCGAGCACCTCGACGAGCCCCGGCTGCCCGCACTCGTCAGCTCGGTCTTCGGCCACGCCAAGCCGAGCACCGTCATCGTCACGATGCCCAACGTCGAGCACAACGTCCGCTACGAAGGGCTCGCCCACGGCACGCACCGCCACCACGACCACCGGTTCGAGTGGACCCGGGCGCAGTTCCGGACCTGGGCCGATGCCGTCGCCGCGGAGCACGGCTACACCGTCGCGATCAGCCCGGTCGGCGACGACGATCCCGAGGTCGGTCCGCCGACGCAGCTCGCCGTGTTCAGTGTCAAGGAAAGGGAAGCAGCATGA
- a CDS encoding DUF4153 domain-containing protein, producing MTEEPAQPVPPHQDALRTPTPVDGTPTVTPAAEEADGAVEAAAPADAPQAPPAQQDAPQAPAQQAPAQVAAPAQVAAPAQPGAPQVPAQQAPAAQQQPGVHPGQPVPHTPGTPPPGWPQQQRPMYWTQPPPPPRPGFFETRWKGPSTPAGKAAVLGTAAGAVGAAVAVPLDRPGVGWLISAAVAAAAVGLVARTAGAPVSSGDRVARVLWGLAALALLSVGTFRAAGWLFFCCLLAALGCASLAAAGGRSMRAMAVGAVSVPLAALRSIPWIGKGVGVLLAQRSAAKRAEAQADPVAAAQKDDGGVRGARIFLAVIVTIVLLLVFGGLLASADDAFAELLGRPLKYVADIFKDLDIPTIFVWTLLLVTGGLFTAGGIFLVTAPPDLHRMENPGKARIGGFEFALPLGALVLLFAGFVAVQFTVLFASGTNVLRTAGVSHAEYARSGFRQLIIVTVLTLIVIAASARWARRETPKDRLLLRILLGGVAALSLVIVASAIYRLSLYQDYRGWTRERIFVGAVEIGLGLIFVLILLAGIQLKAEWLPRAVAGTAVVMLLALAVVNPERFMAEQNVARYEKSGKIIDLFYLRALSADATPALADLPAEMRKCALSQIAKELKNDPDTWYSWNYSRKQARKVIADLGPGAIGTCQDAFRFDNERG from the coding sequence ATGACAGAAGAGCCAGCGCAGCCCGTACCACCGCACCAGGACGCCCTGAGAACGCCGACGCCCGTCGACGGTACGCCGACCGTCACGCCGGCTGCCGAGGAGGCCGATGGCGCGGTCGAGGCTGCGGCCCCCGCGGACGCACCGCAGGCTCCACCGGCACAGCAGGACGCACCGCAGGCACCGGCTCAGCAGGCGCCCGCCCAGGTGGCCGCTCCCGCGCAGGTGGCCGCTCCGGCACAGCCGGGTGCCCCGCAGGTCCCGGCGCAGCAGGCTCCGGCAGCGCAGCAGCAGCCCGGTGTCCACCCTGGACAACCGGTCCCGCACACGCCGGGCACCCCGCCGCCCGGATGGCCGCAACAGCAGCGCCCGATGTACTGGACCCAGCCACCGCCGCCGCCCCGCCCCGGGTTCTTCGAGACCCGCTGGAAGGGGCCGAGCACTCCCGCCGGGAAGGCGGCCGTCCTCGGCACAGCCGCCGGTGCCGTGGGGGCTGCGGTCGCCGTACCCCTCGATCGTCCCGGGGTTGGTTGGTTGATCTCCGCTGCGGTGGCCGCAGCCGCCGTCGGACTGGTGGCCCGGACCGCCGGCGCGCCCGTCTCCAGCGGTGACCGCGTCGCGCGGGTGCTCTGGGGACTCGCGGCGCTCGCGCTGCTCTCGGTCGGCACCTTCCGCGCGGCCGGCTGGCTCTTCTTCTGCTGCCTGCTCGCGGCCCTGGGCTGCGCATCGCTCGCCGCCGCCGGTGGCCGCTCGATGCGGGCCATGGCGGTCGGCGCGGTCTCCGTGCCGCTCGCCGCGCTGCGCAGCATCCCCTGGATCGGCAAGGGCGTCGGTGTGCTGCTCGCCCAGCGCTCCGCCGCCAAGCGGGCCGAGGCGCAGGCCGACCCGGTCGCCGCAGCGCAGAAGGACGACGGCGGCGTGCGTGGCGCCCGCATCTTCCTCGCTGTGATCGTCACGATCGTGCTGCTGCTCGTCTTCGGCGGGCTGCTCGCCTCCGCCGACGACGCGTTCGCCGAGCTGCTCGGCCGGCCGCTCAAATACGTCGCCGACATCTTCAAGGACCTCGACATCCCGACGATCTTCGTCTGGACGCTGCTCCTCGTCACCGGCGGACTCTTCACGGCCGGCGGGATCTTCCTCGTCACCGCCCCGCCGGACCTGCACCGGATGGAGAACCCGGGCAAGGCGCGCATCGGCGGGTTCGAGTTCGCCCTGCCGCTCGGCGCGCTCGTGCTCCTCTTCGCCGGGTTCGTCGCGGTGCAGTTCACGGTGCTCTTCGCCTCCGGCACCAACGTGCTGCGGACCGCCGGGGTCAGCCACGCCGAATACGCCCGCAGCGGCTTCCGCCAGCTCATCATCGTCACGGTGCTGACCCTCATCGTCATCGCCGCGTCGGCTCGCTGGGCCCGGCGGGAGACGCCGAAGGACCGGCTGCTCCTGCGCATCCTGCTCGGCGGGGTGGCCGCCCTCAGCCTCGTGATCGTCGCCTCGGCGATCTACCGGTTGTCGCTCTACCAGGACTACCGGGGCTGGACGCGCGAGCGGATCTTCGTCGGCGCGGTCGAGATCGGCCTCGGCCTGATCTTCGTGCTGATTCTGCTCGCCGGCATCCAGCTCAAGGCAGAGTGGCTGCCCCGGGCGGTCGCCGGGACTGCGGTCGTCATGCTGCTCGCCCTCGCGGTGGTCAACCCGGAGCGCTTCATGGCCGAGCAGAACGTCGCCCGCTACGAGAAGTCGGGCAAGATAATCGACCTGTTCTATCTGCGAGCGCTCTCCGCCGACGCGACACCGGCGCTGGCGGACCTTCCGGCCGAGATGCGCAAGTGCGCGCTCAGCCAGATCGCCAAGGAACTCAAGAACGACCCGGATACCTGGTACTCCTGGAACTACTCCCGCAAGCAGGCCAGGAAGGTCATCGCTGACCTCGGGCCCGGCGCGATCGGGACGTGCCAGGATGCGTTCAGGTTCGACAACGAGCGGGGCTAA
- a CDS encoding sodium/solute symporter — translation MNNAYTLPAIIAVTLATLAIGAYGLRLARTTSDFLVASRVVSPHWNAAAIGGEYLSAASFLGVAGLILRDGVEMLWYPVGFAAGYLALLLFVAAPLRRSGAFTLPDFCELRLRSRKLRKLATCFVVFIGWLYLMPQLQGAGLTLSTVAGGPSWIGSALVGAVVTANVAFGGMRAITFVQAFQYWLKLTALAVPAIFLVIHWRATGQPPIPAPESWLTPGEHGSSGLFGTYSLMLATFLGTMGLPHVLVRFYTNPDGAAARRTTLVVLGLVGVFYLFPTLYGLLGRIWTPELATNGHSDAVVLLLPVAALGDGVLGELLGALVAAGAFAAFLSTASGLLTAVAGVLATDVLGSRSIRGFRLATLLGGAVPLVLALQVTGLNVSQVVGLAFAVAASSFCPLLVLGIWWRGLTDLGAAAGILVGGGLAAASVLVTVFGHPTGTLGQLVAQPAAWTVPLAFAVMVTVSLATRGRAPAHVADIMLRLHAPDTLRV, via the coding sequence ATGAACAACGCATACACGCTGCCGGCGATCATCGCGGTCACGCTGGCGACGCTCGCCATCGGTGCCTACGGGCTGCGGCTGGCCCGCACGACCAGCGACTTCCTCGTCGCGTCCCGGGTGGTCAGCCCGCACTGGAACGCGGCGGCGATCGGCGGCGAATACCTCAGCGCGGCGAGCTTCCTCGGCGTGGCCGGGTTGATCCTCCGCGACGGCGTCGAGATGCTCTGGTACCCGGTCGGCTTCGCCGCGGGGTACCTGGCGCTGCTGCTCTTCGTCGCCGCGCCGCTGCGCCGCTCCGGTGCCTTCACCCTGCCCGACTTCTGCGAGCTGCGGCTGCGGTCGCGAAAGCTGCGCAAGCTCGCCACCTGCTTCGTCGTCTTCATCGGCTGGCTCTATCTGATGCCCCAGCTCCAGGGTGCCGGGCTGACCCTGTCCACCGTCGCGGGCGGCCCGTCGTGGATCGGATCCGCCCTGGTGGGTGCCGTCGTCACGGCCAACGTCGCCTTCGGCGGGATGCGGGCGATCACCTTCGTCCAGGCGTTTCAGTACTGGCTGAAGCTGACCGCGCTCGCCGTACCGGCGATCTTCCTGGTGATCCATTGGCGGGCGACGGGGCAGCCGCCGATCCCCGCTCCGGAGTCCTGGCTCACGCCGGGGGAGCACGGGTCGAGCGGGCTCTTCGGCACCTATTCGCTGATGCTCGCGACCTTCCTGGGAACCATGGGGCTGCCGCACGTGCTGGTGCGGTTCTACACCAACCCGGACGGGGCGGCTGCACGGCGTACCACCCTGGTGGTTTTGGGGCTTGTCGGGGTTTTCTATCTCTTTCCCACGCTCTATGGGCTGCTGGGGCGCATCTGGACGCCGGAACTCGCGACCAACGGGCACAGCGACGCCGTCGTGCTGCTGCTGCCCGTCGCGGCGCTCGGTGACGGTGTGCTCGGCGAACTGCTCGGCGCGCTCGTCGCGGCGGGGGCGTTCGCGGCCTTCCTGTCGACCGCGTCCGGGCTCCTCACGGCGGTCGCCGGGGTGCTCGCCACCGATGTGCTCGGCTCGCGCTCGATCCGCGGATTCCGGCTCGCGACGCTGCTCGGCGGTGCGGTGCCGCTGGTCCTCGCGCTCCAGGTCACCGGGCTCAACGTGTCGCAGGTCGTCGGGCTCGCCTTCGCCGTCGCCGCGTCGAGCTTCTGCCCGCTGCTGGTGCTGGGGATCTGGTGGCGCGGTCTCACCGATCTCGGCGCGGCGGCCGGGATCCTCGTCGGTGGCGGGCTCGCGGCGGCATCGGTGCTGGTCACGGTCTTCGGACATCCGACGGGAACGCTGGGTCAGCTCGTCGCCCAACCGGCCGCGTGGACGGTCCCGCTGGCTTTCGCGGTCATGGTCACGGTCTCCCTGGCGACCCGCGGCCGGGCTCCGGCGCACGTGGCTGACATCATGCTCCGCCTACACGCCCCGGACACCCTGCGCGTCTGA
- a CDS encoding sensor histidine kinase has translation MIEQIMDRLTAVMFRVLGPAIRVSNRVLDRLPRPLDPFRSIKLKLAILLGLAGTTGITVFWFGIGWIAWKTAFAAAAVGLVTLQIFAHGMTKPLREMTAAARGMARGEYTRRVRATSRDEVGDLARAFNQMATDLGTADQQRRELIANVSHELRTPITALQGVLENLVDGVAEPDPEQLKTALAQTERLGRLVTELLDLSRLDAGVVALRVEELAAAKFLADSVAQARLAWPEITFELAPPDQSLRVQADPARLHQVFANLLDNAARHSPQDGTVTLTACQDGSTVQFEVIDAGPGIAPDLRERVFERFTRGDRSGTDGGTGLGLAIARWVVELHRGTISIADGGSGGSTGCRVRVILPILL, from the coding sequence ATGATCGAGCAGATCATGGACCGGCTGACGGCCGTCATGTTCCGGGTCCTCGGCCCGGCGATCCGCGTCAGCAACCGGGTCCTGGACCGGCTGCCCCGCCCGCTGGACCCCTTCCGCTCCATCAAGCTGAAGCTCGCCATCCTGCTCGGGCTCGCGGGCACGACCGGCATCACCGTCTTCTGGTTCGGCATCGGCTGGATCGCCTGGAAGACCGCCTTCGCCGCCGCCGCGGTCGGCCTGGTCACGCTGCAGATCTTCGCGCACGGCATGACCAAGCCGCTCCGCGAGATGACCGCCGCCGCCCGCGGCATGGCCCGTGGCGAATACACCCGACGGGTACGCGCAACCAGCCGCGACGAGGTCGGCGACCTGGCGCGGGCGTTCAACCAGATGGCCACGGACCTCGGCACCGCCGACCAGCAGCGGCGGGAGCTGATCGCCAACGTCTCGCACGAGTTGCGTACACCGATCACCGCCCTGCAGGGCGTGCTGGAGAACCTGGTCGACGGTGTCGCCGAGCCCGATCCGGAGCAGCTCAAGACCGCGCTGGCGCAGACCGAGCGGCTGGGCAGGCTCGTGACGGAGCTGCTGGACCTCTCCCGACTCGACGCCGGTGTGGTGGCGCTGCGGGTCGAGGAGCTGGCGGCGGCGAAGTTCCTCGCGGACTCGGTGGCGCAGGCGCGCCTCGCCTGGCCCGAGATCACCTTCGAGCTGGCGCCGCCCGACCAATCGTTGCGGGTGCAGGCCGATCCGGCGCGGCTGCATCAGGTCTTCGCCAACCTGCTCGACAACGCCGCCCGGCACAGCCCGCAAGATGGCACAGTCACGCTGACGGCTTGCCAGGACGGCTCGACCGTTCAGTTCGAAGTCATCGATGCCGGTCCCGGCATCGCCCCCGACCTGCGCGAGCGGGTTTTCGAAAGGTTCACGCGAGGTGACCGTTCGGGCACCGACGGCGGCACTGGCCTGGGACTGGCCATCGCCCGCTGGGTCGTGGAGCTCCACCGCGGCACGATCTCGATCGCAGATGGCGGTTCGGGGGGCAGCACCGGCTGCCGTGTCCGCGTTATATTGCCCATCCTGTTATAG
- a CDS encoding polynucleotide kinase-phosphatase: MTELAIPALSLVALVGISGSGKSTFARKNFAATQVLSSDAFRAMVADDENDQSASTAAFESLHFVAGKRLAAGRLTVVDATNVQEHARAGLVAVARAHDVLPTAIVLDVPEEECWARTQARPDRHFDRRVLTRQSRDLRRTIKSLAREGFRKVHVLRGVDEIESATIAYERLFNDRTELTGPFDIIGDVHGCRSELETLLTALGWEISRDEAGRACSARHAGGRVALFVGDLVDRGPDSPGVIRLVKGMVEAGTALCVSGNHEAKLLRALTGRKVTVSHGLAESLAQFGAEDESFVAEAKSFMDGLISHYVLDGGRLVVAHAGLKEVYHGRASARVRDFCLYGETTGETDEYGLPVRYPWAEDYRGRATVVYGHTPVPKPVWINNTICLDTACVFGGELTALRYPERELVAVPAEREHYAPVKPLAPAGGGRPSDVLDIGDVINIADPAGRRHLDTGYGRIAVDGRQAAAALEVMGRFAIDPGLLLWLPPTMAPASTSQVEGYLEHPTAAFADYRKVGVDTVVCEEKHMGSRAVVLVCRDQAAAEKRFGGGATGAVHTRTGRPFFSDAAVTEALLDRVRAGVTAAGLFDELGTDWLLLDAELLPWSAKAGPLIRDQYASVGTAARNALPHAIDVLDQVARRGIDVTALRGRLAGRAENAQRFTDAYRAYVRPTDGLAGITLAPFVILASEGANHAGRDHGWHLALADRLVDAASGLFTRTRRLVVALDDEQAVAGAVDWWVELTGSGGEGMVVKPLAGLVRTPKRDLVQPGLKCRGREYLRIIYGPDYTDADQLHRLRDRSLGRKRGLALREYALGLAALDRVAANEPPWRVHELVFAILASESEPVDPRL; encoded by the coding sequence ATGACCGAGCTCGCCATCCCCGCGCTGAGCCTGGTCGCGCTCGTCGGCATCTCCGGCTCGGGCAAGTCGACCTTCGCCCGCAAGAACTTCGCCGCGACCCAGGTGCTCTCCTCGGACGCGTTCCGCGCGATGGTCGCCGACGACGAGAACGACCAGTCCGCGTCGACCGCCGCCTTCGAATCGCTGCACTTCGTCGCGGGCAAGCGGCTCGCGGCGGGTCGACTCACCGTCGTCGACGCCACCAACGTCCAGGAGCACGCGCGGGCCGGGCTCGTCGCGGTCGCCCGCGCGCACGACGTGCTGCCGACGGCGATCGTCCTCGACGTGCCGGAGGAGGAGTGCTGGGCCCGCACCCAGGCCCGCCCCGATCGGCACTTCGACCGGCGGGTGCTGACGCGGCAGTCCCGGGACCTGCGCCGCACGATCAAGTCGCTGGCGCGGGAGGGGTTCCGCAAGGTCCACGTGCTGCGCGGCGTCGACGAGATCGAGTCGGCGACGATCGCGTACGAGCGGCTCTTCAACGACCGCACCGAGCTGACGGGACCCTTCGACATCATCGGCGACGTCCACGGCTGCCGGTCGGAGCTGGAGACGCTGCTGACGGCACTGGGCTGGGAGATCAGCCGCGACGAGGCCGGGCGCGCCTGCTCGGCGCGGCACGCGGGTGGGCGGGTGGCGCTGTTCGTGGGCGACCTGGTCGACCGCGGCCCGGACTCTCCCGGCGTGATCCGGCTGGTCAAGGGGATGGTCGAAGCGGGCACCGCGCTCTGCGTCTCCGGCAACCACGAGGCGAAGCTGCTGCGCGCGCTCACCGGCCGCAAGGTCACCGTGTCGCACGGCCTCGCCGAGTCGCTGGCCCAGTTCGGCGCGGAGGACGAATCCTTCGTCGCCGAGGCGAAGTCCTTCATGGATGGTCTGATCAGCCACTACGTCCTCGACGGGGGTCGCCTGGTGGTGGCGCACGCCGGGCTCAAGGAGGTCTACCACGGGCGCGCCTCGGCCCGGGTCCGCGACTTCTGCCTCTACGGCGAGACGACGGGCGAGACCGACGAGTACGGCCTGCCCGTGCGCTACCCGTGGGCGGAGGACTATCGGGGCCGGGCGACCGTCGTCTATGGACACACGCCGGTGCCGAAGCCGGTCTGGATCAACAACACCATCTGCCTCGACACCGCCTGCGTCTTCGGCGGCGAGCTGACCGCGCTGCGCTACCCCGAGCGCGAGCTCGTCGCCGTCCCGGCGGAGCGGGAGCACTACGCGCCGGTCAAGCCGCTGGCCCCGGCGGGTGGCGGCCGGCCCTCGGACGTGCTCGACATCGGCGACGTCATCAACATCGCCGACCCGGCCGGGAGGCGTCACCTCGACACCGGATACGGCCGGATCGCCGTGGACGGCCGCCAGGCCGCGGCGGCGCTGGAGGTGATGGGCCGGTTCGCCATCGATCCCGGCCTGCTGCTGTGGCTGCCGCCGACGATGGCTCCGGCCTCGACATCGCAGGTCGAGGGCTACCTCGAACACCCGACGGCTGCCTTCGCCGACTATCGGAAGGTCGGCGTCGACACGGTCGTCTGCGAGGAGAAGCACATGGGCTCGCGGGCCGTCGTGCTCGTCTGCCGGGATCAGGCGGCCGCCGAGAAGCGCTTCGGGGGCGGGGCGACGGGTGCGGTCCACACGCGTACCGGCCGACCGTTCTTCAGCGACGCGGCCGTGACCGAGGCGCTGCTGGACCGGGTGCGCGCGGGCGTGACCGCGGCGGGGCTCTTCGACGAGCTCGGCACCGACTGGCTGCTGCTCGACGCGGAGCTGCTGCCCTGGTCGGCGAAGGCGGGACCCCTCATCCGCGACCAGTACGCCAGCGTCGGCACCGCCGCCCGCAACGCCCTGCCGCACGCCATCGACGTGCTGGACCAGGTGGCGCGGCGCGGCATTGATGTGACCGCGCTGCGGGGCAGGCTCGCCGGGCGGGCCGAGAACGCGCAGCGCTTCACCGACGCCTACCGCGCCTATGTGCGGCCGACCGACGGGCTCGCCGGGATCACCCTGGCGCCGTTCGTGATCCTCGCGAGCGAGGGCGCCAACCACGCCGGGCGCGACCACGGCTGGCACCTCGCGCTCGCCGACCGCCTCGTCGACGCCGCCTCGGGGCTCTTCACCCGGACCCGGCGCCTCGTCGTCGCGCTCGACGACGAGCAGGCCGTGGCCGGTGCCGTCGACTGGTGGGTGGAGCTGACCGGCTCGGGCGGCGAGGGCATGGTGGTCAAGCCGCTCGCCGGGCTGGTCCGGACGCCGAAGCGGGACCTGGTGCAGCCGGGGCTGAAGTGCCGCGGCCGGGAGTACCTCCGGATCATCTACGGCCCGGACTACACCGACGCGGATCAGCTGCACCGGCTGCGCGACCGCAGCCTGGGCCGCAAGCGCGGGCTCGCCCTGCGCGAATACGCCCTGGGCCTCGCCGCGCTCGACCGGGTGGCTGCGAACGAGCCGCCGTGGCGGGTGCACGAGCTGGTGTTCGCGATCCTGGCGAGCGAATCGGAGCCGGTCGACCCGCGGTTGTAA
- a CDS encoding ABC transporter permease, whose product MAVTADAGIPAPRPVTARTFARMKLRVLRNGFRGRPARIVMFVIGALFAVWMALGAFAAILVSLKPDYADTLGPLVPALIGSLLVVGWVFGPLIWFGIDETLDPARFALLPLPRRTLVSGLFAAALVGVPAAASALAMTSLVVGAALWQGVLATALQLVGVIGGILLCVALSRAVTSAFANMLRSRRVKDLAAVLLALLVALIGPLQFWGVSAAQHAKRSQLLALADVLGWTPLGAPWTIGSEAAAGNLGAAVAKLAMTLACVGLLLWWWAATIESAMLGQAGSSGSKRAAATGGPIARLFGGALGRLPRTIDGALVAREMRYWWRDTRRRAALVTFAVIGIFIPVVVNLGGPMAFAGNEPATQSPLSRATSMIFVGTVAALNLANQFGFDGTAYALHLIVGVRGRQELRARVLGYSIFVLPLMVVISIVISVILGRLGDLPMMLGTMLAAFGVGLAVTLIISVLGAYSLPENQNPFAVKTGAGVTKSFLALGALVGSLILALPMALGAALLGETWQIIALPVGIVYGIVAAWLGMIIAGDAIDRRGPELLAAVTPRD is encoded by the coding sequence GTGGCTGTGACCGCCGACGCCGGGATCCCCGCGCCCAGGCCGGTCACCGCGCGCACCTTCGCCCGGATGAAGCTGCGCGTGCTGCGCAACGGATTCCGCGGGCGCCCTGCCCGGATCGTCATGTTCGTCATCGGTGCGCTCTTCGCCGTCTGGATGGCGCTCGGCGCCTTCGCGGCGATCCTCGTCTCCCTCAAACCCGACTACGCCGACACCCTCGGCCCGCTCGTCCCGGCCCTCATCGGCTCGCTGCTCGTCGTCGGCTGGGTCTTCGGGCCGCTCATCTGGTTCGGCATCGACGAGACGCTGGACCCGGCCCGGTTCGCGCTGCTGCCGCTGCCGCGCCGCACCCTCGTCAGCGGGCTGTTCGCGGCGGCGCTGGTGGGCGTACCGGCGGCGGCCTCTGCCCTTGCGATGACGAGCCTGGTCGTCGGCGCGGCCCTGTGGCAGGGCGTGCTCGCGACCGCCCTGCAGCTCGTCGGCGTGATCGGCGGCATCCTGCTCTGCGTGGCGCTGTCGCGGGCGGTGACGAGCGCGTTCGCCAACATGCTGCGGTCACGCCGGGTCAAGGACCTCGCCGCGGTGCTGCTGGCGCTGCTCGTGGCGCTGATCGGGCCGCTGCAGTTCTGGGGCGTCTCGGCGGCTCAGCACGCCAAGCGCAGCCAGCTCCTCGCGCTCGCCGACGTGCTCGGCTGGACGCCGCTCGGCGCGCCCTGGACGATCGGCTCCGAGGCGGCCGCGGGCAACCTCGGCGCGGCCGTCGCGAAGCTGGCGATGACCCTCGCCTGCGTCGGCCTGCTGCTCTGGTGGTGGGCGGCCACGATCGAGAGCGCGATGCTGGGCCAGGCGGGCTCGTCGGGGTCGAAGCGAGCAGCCGCCACGGGCGGGCCGATCGCACGCCTGTTCGGCGGGGCGCTGGGCCGACTGCCCCGCACGATCGACGGCGCGCTCGTCGCCCGTGAGATGCGCTACTGGTGGCGCGACACCCGGCGCCGCGCGGCGCTCGTCACCTTCGCCGTGATCGGGATCTTCATCCCGGTCGTCGTCAATCTCGGCGGCCCGATGGCCTTCGCGGGCAACGAGCCCGCGACGCAGTCACCGCTGTCCCGCGCGACTTCAATGATCTTCGTGGGTACGGTCGCCGCGCTCAACCTGGCGAACCAGTTCGGCTTCGACGGCACTGCCTATGCCCTGCACCTCATCGTCGGGGTGCGCGGACGGCAGGAGCTGCGCGCCCGGGTCCTCGGCTACTCCATCTTCGTGCTCCCGCTGATGGTCGTCATCTCGATCGTCATCTCGGTCATCCTCGGCCGGCTCGGCGACCTGCCGATGATGCTCGGCACGATGCTCGCCGCGTTCGGGGTCGGGCTCGCGGTGACCCTGATCATCAGTGTCCTGGGGGCGTACTCCCTGCCGGAGAACCAGAACCCCTTCGCCGTGAAGACCGGCGCGGGCGTCACGAAGAGCTTCCTCGCCCTCGGCGCACTCGTCGGTTCGCTGATCCTGGCGCTGCCGATGGCTCTCGGCGCGGCACTCCTCGGCGAAACCTGGCAAATAATCGCATTACCCGTAGGCATCGTCTACGGAATCGTCGCCGCCTGGCTCGGCATGATCATCGCTGGCGATGCCATCGATCGGCGAGGTCCCGAGCTCCTGGCAGCGGTCACTCCCCGTGACTGA
- a CDS encoding ABC transporter ATP-binding protein, which produces MISESAFALRGLVKHFDQKVAVAGVDLDVPPGSFFGLLGPNGAGKTTTLSMAVGLLRPDSGTATVLGHDVWADPVLAKRLLGVMPDGVRLFDRLDGAELLAYTGLLRGMDPAVVDQRARELLDVLALADAGRTLVVDYSAGMKKKIGLASALLHAPRVLVLDEPFEAVDPVSGSLIRDILQRYVTGGGTVIFSSHVMEVVERLCTHVAIMADGRIKTVGDLATVTGGRDLEEVFVEVVGGRTSTGEELSWL; this is translated from the coding sequence GTGATCTCGGAGAGCGCGTTCGCGTTGCGAGGACTGGTCAAGCACTTCGATCAGAAGGTCGCCGTCGCCGGTGTGGATCTGGACGTGCCCCCGGGCAGCTTCTTCGGCCTGCTGGGACCCAACGGCGCCGGGAAGACGACCACGCTGAGCATGGCGGTCGGCCTGCTCCGACCCGATTCGGGCACCGCCACGGTCCTCGGCCACGACGTCTGGGCCGACCCCGTGCTCGCGAAGCGGCTGCTCGGCGTGATGCCCGACGGCGTACGCCTCTTCGACCGCCTCGACGGCGCTGAGCTGCTCGCCTACACGGGGCTGCTGCGCGGGATGGACCCCGCCGTGGTGGACCAGCGGGCCCGGGAGCTCCTCGACGTCCTCGCCCTCGCCGACGCCGGTCGCACGCTCGTCGTCGACTACTCGGCGGGCATGAAGAAGAAGATCGGTCTCGCGTCCGCCCTGCTGCACGCGCCCCGGGTGCTGGTGCTGGACGAGCCCTTCGAGGCGGTCGACCCGGTCAGCGGCTCACTGATCCGTGACATCCTCCAGCGGTACGTCACCGGCGGCGGCACGGTGATCTTCTCCAGCCACGTGATGGAGGTCGTCGAGCGCCTCTGCACCCACGTCGCGATCATGGCCGACGGCCGGATCAAGACGGTGGGCGACCTCGCCACGGTCACCGGCGGCCGGGACCTGGAGGAGGTCTTCGTCGAGGTGGTCGGCGGGCGTACCTCCACCGGCGAGGAGCTGTCGTGGCTGTGA